Proteins found in one uncultured Fusobacterium sp. genomic segment:
- a CDS encoding DUF2397 family protein, producing the protein MEKNILNEQANFLSAINKKIYIAILKVFYANHKFELEFKEGKEANSNEIYNYCKNLEEFENFDRQQFETALDQLCKWGNLDSRPNLEVITRWEDFDKKTSLYSITNASIIFIKALEEFENEEIDNSNLSTSYLDEIVKNLKVLKDSNINLKNDNEIYNAWLLIKENYDLLNKRYTDYLKKFSKKNKNELEYTRLLKYKEDIKLNITEFLSLLEQKKNDEIYPLIEEVEEKFMKYLLPVIADKIAKDNLSTFEEEEIKNRKNWEKLREWFSNRKTSKSRKIMEYTRGFLQSFFRNINTYYGLEDMGIDMKKEYTHILELFASCNTKEEADKISAYIFGINNIRHYKMFEDISVSDDSKSTYTEDSIVFPFYKVEKQYEKRRYERRGRVEKTPEELELEKAEYLKELKLEEYIENEILKEKIDISDFTGQTLKKEVLVLLHELYYKGFTDENRIATTGYGKKYKVYIPESKEELVTLTSEDGSYTMPRCIFTQIL; encoded by the coding sequence ATGGAGAAAAATATTTTAAATGAACAAGCAAATTTTTTGTCTGCAATAAATAAAAAAATCTATATTGCTATATTAAAAGTATTTTATGCCAATCACAAATTTGAGTTAGAGTTTAAAGAGGGAAAAGAAGCAAATTCAAATGAGATCTATAATTATTGTAAAAATTTAGAAGAATTTGAAAATTTTGATAGGCAACAATTTGAAACTGCTCTTGACCAACTTTGTAAATGGGGGAATTTAGATAGTCGGCCTAATTTAGAAGTAATAACAAGATGGGAAGATTTTGATAAAAAAACATCCCTCTATTCAATAACGAATGCCTCAATAATTTTTATAAAAGCTTTAGAAGAATTTGAAAATGAGGAGATAGATAATTCTAACTTATCTACAAGCTATCTAGATGAAATTGTTAAAAATTTAAAAGTTTTAAAAGATAGTAATATAAACTTAAAAAATGACAATGAAATTTATAATGCTTGGCTTTTAATAAAAGAAAACTATGATTTATTAAACAAAAGATATACTGATTATCTTAAAAAATTTTCTAAAAAAAATAAAAATGAATTAGAATATACAAGATTATTAAAATATAAAGAAGATATAAAACTAAATATAACAGAGTTTCTCTCTTTACTTGAACAAAAGAAGAATGATGAAATATACCCTTTAATTGAAGAAGTAGAGGAAAAGTTTATGAAATATCTTCTACCAGTAATTGCTGATAAAATAGCTAAAGATAATCTTTCAACCTTTGAAGAGGAAGAAATTAAAAATAGAAAAAATTGGGAGAAATTAAGAGAGTGGTTTTCTAATAGAAAAACAAGTAAATCGAGAAAAATTATGGAATATACAAGAGGATTTTTACAAAGCTTCTTTAGAAATATTAATACATATTATGGTTTAGAAGATATGGGAATTGATATGAAAAAAGAGTATACACATATTTTAGAGTTATTTGCTTCTTGTAATACAAAAGAGGAAGCTGATAAAATATCTGCCTATATATTTGGAATAAATAATATAAGACATTATAAGATGTTTGAAGATATTTCTGTAAGTGATGATTCAAAAAGTACTTATACAGAGGATAGTATAGTTTTCCCATTTTATAAAGTTGAAAAACAATATGAAAAAAGAAGATATGAGAGAAGAGGTAGAGTTGAAAAGACTCCTGAAGAGTTAGAATTAGAAAAAGCTGAGTATTTAAAGGAATTAAAATTGGAAGAATATATAGAAAACGAGATATTAAAAGAAAAAATAGACATTTCAGATTTTACTGGTCAAACACTAAAAAAAGAGGTTTTAGTTCTCTTACATGAATTATACTATAAAGGTTTTACTGATGAAAACAGAATAGCCACTACTGGCTATGGAAAGAAATATAAGGTTTATATCCCTGAATCAAAAGAGGAGTTAGTTACTTTAACTTCAGAAGATGGATCATATACTATGCCTAGATGTATCTTTACTCAAATATTATAG
- a CDS encoding DUF2398 family protein, giving the protein MLDLSLIKELIERDIITKNDKDLFSEILRNERNLTNFFKNHFGWTLYKDRYVIRLVKTPSNPEGYMGNGNFITKEDYCIYMAFLIALESYSKGEKFRFMDIFEILKLTLEKIIDISWEKSSNRKAVKRVFEYAEKKRLIINEAKEIINTEENDLKEIKVYYSKTDYCSPKYILNTQNNIFSFESYEDFKTKDLMESELHAKRTLFIKLISKPVVYFSELTVQERDILKNKRVFEKLLEEIEGEIHYHKDCIFLFFKDTQIGEVYPNAINSENTMVLMINSILREKVREGKLILNDEDDTFILKKEELSSLIEEYRVQNMDWLPQVIKKPDISTLADKIVEKLKEWLFLKEERGNLVFYPAIGKINGKLCEDVKVEEEEQRLF; this is encoded by the coding sequence ATGTTGGATTTAAGTTTAATAAAGGAATTAATAGAAAGAGATATTATAACTAAAAATGATAAAGATCTTTTTTCAGAGATTTTACGTAATGAAAGAAATTTAACAAACTTTTTTAAAAATCATTTTGGTTGGACTTTATATAAAGATAGATATGTAATTAGATTAGTTAAAACTCCAAGTAATCCTGAAGGGTATATGGGAAATGGAAATTTTATTACAAAAGAAGATTACTGTATTTACATGGCTTTTTTAATAGCTTTAGAAAGTTACTCTAAAGGAGAAAAGTTTAGATTTATGGATATTTTTGAAATTCTAAAACTAACTTTAGAAAAAATAATAGATATCAGTTGGGAAAAATCAAGTAATAGAAAAGCTGTTAAAAGAGTTTTTGAATATGCTGAGAAAAAAAGATTAATAATCAATGAAGCTAAGGAGATTATAAATACTGAGGAAAATGATCTTAAAGAGATAAAGGTTTATTATAGTAAAACTGATTATTGCTCTCCTAAGTACATTTTAAATACACAAAACAACATATTTTCTTTTGAAAGTTATGAAGATTTTAAAACTAAAGATTTAATGGAATCTGAACTTCATGCAAAGAGAACTTTATTTATAAAGTTAATTTCTAAACCTGTAGTATACTTTTCAGAATTAACAGTCCAAGAAAGAGATATTTTAAAAAATAAGAGAGTTTTTGAAAAACTTTTAGAAGAAATTGAAGGGGAAATTCACTATCACAAAGACTGTATATTTTTATTTTTTAAAGATACACAAATAGGAGAAGTATATCCAAATGCAATAAACTCAGAAAATACAATGGTTTTAATGATAAATAGTATATTGAGAGAAAAAGTGAGAGAGGGAAAATTAATCTTAAATGATGAAGATGATACTTTTATCTTAAAAAAAGAGGAGTTAAGCTCATTGATAGAAGAATATAGAGTTCAAAATATGGATTGGCTTCCTCAAGTAATTAAAAAGCCTGATATATCAACTTTGGCAGATAAAATTGTAGAAAAATTAAAAGAATGGCTATTTTTAAAAGAGGAAAGAGGAAATTTAGTTTTCTACCCAGCAATAGGAAAAATTAATGGGAAATTATGTGAAGATGTTAAAGTAGAGGAAGAGGAACAAAGATTATTTTAA
- a CDS encoding SbcC/MukB-like Walker B domain-containing protein yields MENIDMEKINRWVIKSMTVVNYWKFTNETFYFKDGKLFFIGTNGSGKSNLTQLFPFVLDGNDKRGRLDATANKEKREMDFYFKPRDSKGQIINGASGEYGYICLEFKKRYTEQYLTICIGQQYTLSKSSKNLKFNAFILKDGRRVGKDFSLYKKENGKIIPYTFKELEKILNLKKDCVFSDKKDYAEAINKELFGFNDIQDFYDLCNINVQMRNSQYTGKTKISEIKEKIMNFLPTLEDEKFENLSSSFQELEESKQILEDFQEDKNQISKLNNSYNEYNKALLYNKYEEYIKKENEYKDANEKLKEINETALKVKKEHEDITKEIETLEKNIISYKSQIALLNEAKEIKDNEEFERKLKSLQIELRNLCKELQEKESDASNKNNKITKLMNDINQIEDYKKTNKNQRGKLYKELSDQNIEIKFAGHLNSNDYQSIDSSIKTMKDKLSLSKKEALEYENDILDIAKLLKNYEAIKDKFSEIEKKVQEIKEKIQGINLEIDRLENQKEQEKRDLIDKYYEVSESNKFLKISEDSLKEIERKIYSYDKFTEEEKEYIENIRENIYTKIWEEFKEEIGDLTLNLKEIDKDIKINNDELKNLKAQKQIVPTRTKEAILCRKELENRGIDYISLYEGLDFKENTDIKDSILLENQLINSDLLDSLVIPYSQQEEAKEVLKKYPCLMLTPSLKKNSSFDKFILEDIDEEFKNVINDFLSSISIDETDRDSQYVIANNGYFRNGALEGYSIVSNQEDAKYIGLQRRKEKLKREIENKEKQILHLEVLKDELLQDKKIIENNIEELKEENRRFPKFKKITEILIKIKSYNDTLKNYNKDYKECKKDYDDIKPKFEKLNDEKTIKCKEKTFKATSDTYFKIHNKINIYIELLDKMIENVSNFENFKINQNNLEIQKLAMEEDIKSLTNKSKKLKNDIYEKEQKIKQIEVLIADKDIKRKLKELENYEIKLEKALEKKEGKIKIQGKYESDITKVKEEVFNAEENLKEKEKIKKIFTGYLLSEINEKITYFSGKDEKRYKINSISELKPIFEEWEKDKDDFKGNLASLFNKAQTLAIDIGVKLKKWKLYQDIILLENTNFNDSVLNNRLVVYIELNNEGKDLLYNKIDLVISKIKSTESLIESQMENFLKTLISQEIGISLIEMIKETYEIIKHSSEQMEQMNTPVKVKMELELKDTYKKLKEILQKSISGNEDLMIPDKENLNKYILTAIEKMKEESRKRGESFSYELALKEIFDYRKWFNLKISHKKRGEEKFSEVKDKTVFSGGEKAMVIYLPMLSAMNFKYSKARPDAFKLMVLDEAFSVSDEKSRRSTIELIEDLDFDFVFNAPEMECLVPNTQFSIYTLKSSEDTGRVAISYSMWNGEKTIKKWFSENEIEELCK; encoded by the coding sequence ATGGAAAATATAGATATGGAAAAAATAAATAGATGGGTTATAAAAAGTATGACTGTTGTAAACTATTGGAAATTTACAAATGAAACATTTTATTTTAAAGATGGGAAATTATTTTTTATAGGAACAAATGGATCAGGAAAATCAAATCTTACACAACTATTTCCCTTTGTATTAGACGGAAATGATAAAAGAGGAAGATTAGATGCAACTGCAAATAAAGAAAAAAGAGAGATGGATTTTTACTTTAAACCAAGAGATAGTAAGGGACAAATAATAAACGGAGCTAGTGGAGAATATGGATATATCTGTCTTGAATTTAAAAAAAGATATACAGAGCAGTATTTAACAATCTGTATTGGACAGCAATATACACTTAGTAAAAGCTCTAAAAATCTTAAATTTAATGCCTTTATTTTAAAAGATGGAAGAAGAGTTGGAAAAGATTTTTCTCTTTATAAAAAAGAAAATGGAAAGATAATTCCATATACTTTTAAAGAGTTAGAAAAAATCTTAAATTTAAAAAAAGATTGTGTATTTTCTGATAAAAAAGATTATGCAGAGGCTATAAATAAAGAGTTATTTGGATTTAATGATATTCAAGATTTTTATGATCTATGTAATATCAATGTCCAAATGAGAAACTCACAATATACTGGAAAGACTAAAATATCAGAAATAAAAGAAAAAATCATGAATTTTTTACCTACTCTTGAAGATGAAAAATTTGAAAATTTAAGTAGCTCTTTCCAAGAATTAGAAGAGAGCAAGCAAATACTAGAGGATTTTCAAGAAGATAAAAATCAAATATCTAAGCTAAACAATAGCTATAATGAGTATAATAAGGCTCTTTTATATAATAAGTATGAGGAATATATAAAAAAAGAAAATGAGTATAAAGATGCTAACGAAAAATTAAAAGAGATTAATGAAACAGCTCTAAAAGTAAAAAAAGAGCATGAGGATATTACAAAGGAAATAGAGACTTTAGAAAAAAATATAATAAGTTATAAATCACAGATAGCTTTACTAAATGAAGCTAAAGAAATTAAGGATAATGAAGAGTTTGAAAGAAAATTAAAATCTCTTCAAATTGAATTAAGAAACCTTTGTAAAGAGCTTCAAGAGAAAGAATCTGATGCTAGCAATAAAAATAATAAGATTACAAAATTAATGAACGATATAAATCAGATTGAAGATTATAAAAAGACAAATAAAAACCAAAGAGGAAAACTTTATAAAGAGTTAAGTGATCAAAATATTGAAATTAAATTTGCTGGACATTTAAATAGTAATGATTACCAATCTATTGATTCATCTATTAAAACTATGAAAGATAAATTATCTTTATCTAAAAAAGAGGCTTTGGAGTATGAAAATGATATTTTAGATATAGCAAAATTACTTAAAAATTATGAAGCTATAAAAGATAAATTTAGTGAAATAGAAAAAAAAGTTCAAGAAATAAAAGAAAAAATACAAGGGATAAATTTAGAGATAGATAGATTAGAAAATCAAAAGGAACAGGAAAAAAGAGATTTAATTGACAAATATTATGAAGTCTCTGAAAGTAATAAATTTTTAAAAATATCAGAGGACTCATTAAAAGAGATTGAGAGAAAAATATATTCATATGATAAATTTACTGAAGAGGAAAAAGAGTATATTGAAAATATTAGAGAAAACATTTATACAAAAATATGGGAAGAGTTTAAAGAGGAGATTGGAGATTTAACTTTAAATTTAAAAGAGATAGATAAAGATATTAAAATAAATAATGATGAATTAAAAAATTTAAAAGCTCAAAAACAGATAGTTCCTACTAGAACAAAAGAAGCTATTTTATGTAGAAAAGAACTAGAAAATAGAGGAATTGATTATATATCTTTATACGAGGGATTAGATTTTAAGGAAAATACAGATATAAAAGATAGTATCTTATTAGAAAATCAATTAATAAATAGTGATCTTCTTGATAGTTTAGTTATTCCATACTCTCAACAGGAAGAAGCAAAAGAAGTTTTAAAAAAATATCCTTGCTTAATGTTGACTCCATCTTTAAAGAAAAACTCAAGTTTTGACAAATTTATCTTAGAGGATATAGACGAAGAGTTTAAAAATGTTATAAATGATTTTTTAAGCTCTATCTCCATAGATGAAACCGATAGAGATAGCCAATATGTTATTGCCAATAATGGATATTTTAGAAATGGTGCTTTAGAAGGGTATAGTATCGTTTCTAATCAAGAAGATGCAAAATATATAGGGCTTCAAAGAAGAAAAGAAAAGTTAAAAAGAGAAATTGAAAATAAAGAAAAACAGATACTACACTTAGAAGTTCTAAAAGATGAATTATTACAAGATAAAAAAATAATAGAAAATAATATTGAAGAGTTAAAAGAGGAAAATAGAAGATTTCCTAAGTTTAAAAAGATAACAGAGATTTTAATTAAAATAAAAAGTTATAATGATACTTTAAAAAACTATAACAAAGATTATAAAGAGTGCAAAAAAGATTATGATGATATAAAACCTAAGTTTGAGAAATTAAATGATGAGAAAACTATAAAATGTAAGGAAAAAACATTTAAAGCAACTTCAGATACATATTTTAAAATTCATAATAAGATAAATATCTATATCGAGCTTTTGGATAAGATGATAGAAAATGTTTCTAATTTTGAAAATTTTAAAATAAATCAAAATAATCTTGAAATTCAAAAATTAGCTATGGAAGAAGATATCAAATCACTTACTAATAAATCTAAAAAATTAAAAAATGATATCTATGAAAAAGAGCAAAAAATAAAACAAATAGAAGTTCTTATAGCTGATAAAGATATCAAAAGAAAACTTAAAGAGTTAGAAAATTATGAGATAAAACTAGAAAAAGCTTTAGAGAAAAAAGAAGGGAAAATAAAGATCCAAGGAAAGTATGAATCTGATATAACTAAAGTAAAAGAAGAGGTTTTTAATGCTGAAGAAAATTTAAAAGAGAAAGAAAAAATAAAAAAAATATTTACGGGATACTTACTTTCAGAAATTAATGAAAAAATAACTTATTTTAGTGGTAAAGATGAGAAAAGATATAAAATAAATTCCATTTCTGAATTAAAACCTATATTTGAAGAGTGGGAAAAAGATAAAGATGATTTTAAAGGAAACTTAGCATCTCTATTTAATAAAGCCCAAACATTAGCTATAGATATAGGAGTAAAATTAAAAAAATGGAAATTGTATCAAGATATAATTTTACTAGAAAATACAAACTTTAATGATTCTGTTTTAAATAATAGACTTGTAGTTTACATAGAGTTAAACAATGAGGGAAAAGATCTGCTATATAATAAAATAGACTTAGTTATTAGTAAAATAAAAAGTACAGAGAGTTTAATAGAATCTCAAATGGAAAACTTTTTAAAAACACTTATTTCTCAAGAGATTGGAATAAGTTTAATAGAAATGATAAAAGAAACTTATGAGATTATTAAACACTCTTCAGAACAGATGGAGCAAATGAATACCCCTGTAAAAGTTAAAATGGAGCTAGAATTAAAGGATACTTATAAAAAACTGAAAGAAATTCTTCAAAAAAGTATCTCAGGAAATGAAGATTTAATGATCCCTGATAAAGAAAATTTAAACAAATATATTCTTACTGCAATAGAAAAAATGAAAGAGGAGTCTAGAAAAAGAGGGGAATCATTTAGTTATGAGCTAGCTTTAAAAGAGATTTTCGACTATAGAAAATGGTTTAATTTAAAAATTTCTCATAAAAAACGTGGAGAGGAGAAGTTTAGTGAAGTAAAAGATAAAACTGTTTTTAGTGGTGGAGAAAAGGCGATGGTAATATATTTACCTATGTTATCAGCTATGAACTTTAAATATTCAAAAGCAAGACCTGATGCTTTTAAACTAATGGTATTAGATGAAGCTTTCTCAGTATCTGATGAGAAAAGCAGAAGAAGTACAATAGAATTAATTGAAGATTTAGACTTTGATTTTGTATTCAATGCTCCTGAAATGGAATGTTTAGTTCCTAATACTCAATTTAGTATTTATACATTAAAATCAAGTGAAGATACAGGAAGAGTGGCAATATCATATTCTATGTGGAATGGAGAAAAAACAATCAAAAAATGGTTTTCTGAAAATGAAATTGAGGAGTTGTGTAAATAA
- a CDS encoding DUF2399 domain-containing protein, giving the protein MNTNIEKCVNIFKKDKRYDIIFEKFKKKISNTDKIEGSILIKNPTKDIRRAIEGLLYFKNFKSQDLHINVDDFKRVLVELGYEDIDLKELTNRYFGKVILSNEEKKKRENIVIENFFSKLREKFENSLLKEEFIKQYIELVRENYFDKGKLKEQEEELQKLYYCGMAIYDRFIAETPIKIAFLGEKITKDPHYFDKGIKGNLLVKLLKIFNNIEVDENLSETEKAQEVFYQSKIEVNTISNYVTAFGIRLFTKAGEIKAYSEFIKDKFLYNIPLEHLKNVVKVETQCSSVFIVENEMVFVRLYEHFREKKDISLICTSGQLRLASLVLIDLLSKENCQIYYSGDIDPEGIGILNRVIEKSGNRVIPWRVNLETYSKYEKNENPISEISLKKLDSIKDTRFADLILAMKDIQRACYQESFIKELINDIENL; this is encoded by the coding sequence ATGAATACCAATATAGAAAAATGTGTCAATATATTTAAAAAAGATAAAAGATACGATATTATCTTTGAAAAATTTAAAAAGAAAATATCAAATACAGATAAGATAGAAGGTAGTATTTTAATAAAAAATCCTACAAAAGATATAAGAAGAGCAATTGAAGGGCTTCTTTATTTTAAAAATTTTAAATCACAAGATCTTCATATTAATGTAGATGATTTTAAAAGAGTATTAGTAGAGTTAGGATATGAAGATATTGATTTAAAAGAGTTAACTAACAGGTATTTTGGAAAAGTAATTTTATCAAATGAAGAAAAGAAAAAGAGAGAAAATATAGTTATAGAAAATTTTTTCTCTAAACTAAGAGAAAAATTTGAAAATTCTCTTTTAAAAGAGGAATTTATAAAACAATATATAGAGTTAGTGAGAGAAAACTACTTTGATAAAGGAAAATTAAAGGAGCAAGAAGAGGAGCTACAAAAATTATATTATTGTGGAATGGCTATATATGATAGATTTATTGCTGAAACTCCTATTAAAATTGCTTTCTTAGGAGAAAAAATAACTAAAGATCCCCATTATTTTGATAAAGGAATAAAAGGAAATTTGTTAGTTAAATTACTAAAAATTTTTAATAATATTGAGGTTGATGAAAATTTAAGTGAAACAGAAAAAGCTCAAGAAGTTTTTTATCAATCTAAAATAGAAGTAAATACTATTTCTAACTATGTAACAGCTTTTGGAATAAGATTATTTACTAAAGCTGGAGAAATAAAAGCATATAGTGAATTTATAAAAGATAAATTTCTTTATAATATTCCTTTAGAGCATCTAAAAAATGTTGTTAAAGTAGAAACTCAGTGCAGTAGTGTTTTCATTGTAGAAAATGAGATGGTTTTTGTAAGGTTATATGAACATTTTAGGGAAAAAAAAGATATATCTTTAATCTGTACATCTGGTCAATTAAGATTAGCTTCTTTAGTTTTGATTGATCTATTATCAAAGGAAAATTGTCAAATATACTATTCAGGAGATATAGATCCTGAAGGGATAGGAATATTAAATAGAGTAATTGAAAAAAGTGGAAATAGAGTTATTCCTTGGAGAGTTAATTTAGAAACTTATTCAAAATATGAAAAAAATGAAAATCCTATTAGTGAAATAAGTTTAAAAAAACTTGATTCTATAAAAGATACTAGATTTGCAGATCTAATCTTAGCAATGAAAGATATACAAAGAGCTTGTTACCAAGAAAGTTTTATCAAAGAATTAATAAATGATATAGAGAATTTATAG
- a CDS encoding autotransporter domain-containing protein, whose amino-acid sequence MPNMSEKNLGKILAIILATASLTACGGGGGGGGGGGSTPSTPDLPNLPQVAIPNVNDVNSGYEIGKTKGDKVVGISRKNINYSGNLNITDTNLGKILGNNSLDGYSFGLFSGNGEVSNIGTIKLKGDSLVGIYGNNSSIINNGTIKSENSNNVIGIFSNGKNAIARNNGEIDLSGNREAIGMYLYNSVGVNNKDIVVSSNGKAIGIYAIGQNATGINNGKIVVKGNGAGMVAGYGGKVTNLGEITVQDRGYGMYAFKGGYALNDKSGVINLSSQANGAMVADGAGSIVENRGVINIDKDNSIISKGNEIQSINGGKVINTGTINRNGDLYISANSGIYQIGTSQDGEYGKIKGRNLKVDGNIEIGSDITKNGYRDSYLLEDVFQGENISFGENTTVKSNSLLYDANIKENSSGNIDGELVRNDKELTDFVDKNLESTAEIFTKYYDEGLYTSLDSASKNIINGINLENSSALTKDLERLTPRIYENIQREVLDISSLFRENREKSIKNMGAEDCYISLIESGWKVDSKNSNVGYENLTSGFLGSKAIGQDTYLSFGYGYSDIDYTNDDSSKIHSLQLGVDKLIKNSDFTIALGIGGNYNYHKNERDNDTINSKFNSYGINSYGKISKTFDGIVDVTPFGEINLDYYNVESFDENIDNFVIEVEKQNIFSVKPKVGMELEKKIKDVNLCSQVAYSYELGDIDKNLDYTYKNINEKNSLDRDDKREVLDLKVGVNYSREKVWLNASLGKTFERRDNRYLEFSFGYKF is encoded by the coding sequence ATGCCAAATATGTCAGAGAAAAATTTAGGAAAAATACTAGCAATAATCTTAGCAACTGCATCTCTTACTGCTTGTGGAGGAGGCGGTGGTGGAGGGGGAGGAGGAGGCTCTACCCCTTCAACTCCAGATCTACCAAATCTACCACAAGTGGCTATTCCCAATGTAAATGATGTGAATAGTGGGTATGAAATAGGTAAAACAAAGGGAGATAAAGTTGTTGGTATCTCTAGAAAAAATATAAATTACTCTGGAAACTTAAATATAACAGATACAAATTTAGGTAAAATTTTAGGAAATAACTCACTAGATGGATACTCTTTTGGATTGTTTTCTGGAAATGGAGAGGTTTCTAATATTGGAACTATCAAGCTAAAAGGTGATAGTTTAGTCGGGATTTATGGAAATAACTCAAGTATAATTAATAATGGCACAATAAAAAGTGAAAATAGTAACAATGTTATTGGAATATTCTCAAATGGAAAAAATGCGATTGCAAGAAACAATGGAGAGATAGACTTATCAGGAAATAGAGAAGCTATTGGAATGTATCTTTATAACTCTGTTGGAGTAAACAATAAAGATATAGTCGTTTCATCTAATGGTAAGGCTATTGGAATCTATGCTATTGGACAAAATGCTACTGGAATTAACAATGGAAAGATTGTTGTAAAAGGCAATGGAGCTGGAATGGTAGCAGGGTATGGTGGAAAGGTAACAAACCTTGGAGAGATTACTGTACAGGACAGAGGATATGGAATGTATGCTTTTAAAGGTGGTTATGCTCTCAATGATAAAAGTGGAGTTATAAATCTATCATCTCAAGCTAATGGAGCTATGGTAGCTGATGGAGCTGGCTCAATAGTTGAAAATAGAGGGGTTATAAATATTGATAAAGATAACTCTATTATTTCAAAAGGGAATGAGATACAATCTATAAATGGTGGTAAAGTTATAAATACAGGTACTATTAATAGAAATGGAGATCTTTATATATCTGCTAATAGTGGAATTTATCAAATTGGAACTTCTCAAGATGGGGAGTATGGAAAGATAAAAGGGAGAAACTTAAAAGTAGATGGAAATATAGAGATTGGTTCAGACATAACTAAAAATGGATATAGAGATAGTTATCTCTTAGAAGATGTTTTCCAAGGGGAGAATATAAGCTTTGGAGAAAATACCACTGTTAAATCTAACTCTCTTTTATATGATGCAAATATTAAAGAAAATTCATCAGGAAATATAGATGGAGAATTAGTAAGAAATGATAAAGAGTTGACAGATTTTGTTGATAAAAATCTAGAATCAACTGCTGAAATATTCACTAAATACTATGATGAGGGGTTATATACTTCTCTTGATAGTGCAAGTAAAAATATTATAAATGGAATTAATTTAGAAAATAGTTCTGCTTTGACTAAAGATCTTGAAAGATTAACTCCTAGAATATATGAAAATATTCAAAGAGAGGTACTAGATATTAGCTCTTTATTTAGGGAAAATAGAGAAAAATCTATTAAAAATATGGGAGCAGAGGATTGCTATATCTCTTTAATAGAAAGTGGTTGGAAAGTAGATTCTAAAAATTCTAATGTAGGATATGAGAACTTAACTTCTGGATTTTTAGGAAGTAAAGCAATAGGGCAAGATACATATCTATCTTTTGGATATGGATATTCAGATATTGACTATACAAATGATGACAGTTCAAAAATTCACTCTTTACAATTAGGAGTAGATAAGTTAATAAAAAATAGTGATTTTACAATAGCTTTAGGTATTGGTGGAAACTATAACTACCATAAAAATGAGAGAGATAATGATACTATAAATTCTAAATTTAATTCATATGGAATTAACTCATATGGAAAAATCTCTAAAACTTTTGATGGAATAGTAGATGTTACACCATTTGGAGAGATCAATTTAGATTATTATAATGTTGAAAGCTTTGATGAAAATATAGATAATTTTGTTATTGAAGTGGAAAAACAAAATATATTCTCTGTTAAACCTAAAGTTGGAATGGAGTTGGAAAAGAAGATAAAAGATGTAAATCTTTGCTCTCAAGTTGCATATTCATATGAGTTAGGTGATATAGATAAGAATTTAGATTATACTTATAAAAATATCAATGAGAAAAATTCATTGGATAGAGATGATAAAAGAGAGGTTTTAGATCTGAAAGTTGGAGTTAATTACTCTAGAGAAAAGGTTTGGTTAAATGCAAGTTTAGGTAAAACTTTTGAAAGAAGAGATAATAGATATTTAGAATTTAGTTTTGGATATAAGTTTTAA